Proteins from a genomic interval of Luteibacter pinisoli:
- a CDS encoding Ppx/GppA phosphatase family protein — MATSGKSQINDGEFLAAVDLGSNSFHMVVARYEHGEPRVIDRLRDSVRMAVGLRPDGTLDAAHRAAALGSLARFGQRIAGIPALHVRAVATNTVRRLASPHAFLSAAEAALGHPVEIVSGREEGRLIFLGAAHDLPASRDHRLVIDIGGGSTEFIIGRGTSPLLTESVQVGCIASTLRFFPGGKITRKRWQKARREIGVLLQQFSEDYREAGWADAYGSSGTAKAIGSVVRAMKLSDDGITPDALAAVREALIEQGATGAPLKLPGLAEDRAEVFAGGVAIFEAAFEALGIERLGVSESSMREGVLWDLIGRSAGTDPRMATIEALATRYGVDRAQARRVETTALSLFDQLAKAWKLDEDSREWLSWATRVHEVGLAIAHSQHQRHGAYILRHADMAGFSRQEQQLLAAIVESHRRKPEKPVINALPVRYRPLARHITAILRLAVLFRRARRAESLPRIRVNATRQRLRLTLPADWLDQHPLTEADLEQEREPLADLGLELEIVTE, encoded by the coding sequence TTGGCCACATCAGGTAAATCGCAGATCAACGACGGCGAATTCCTCGCTGCCGTTGACCTCGGCTCCAACAGCTTCCACATGGTGGTCGCGCGCTACGAACACGGCGAGCCGCGCGTGATCGACCGCCTGCGCGATTCGGTACGCATGGCCGTGGGCCTGCGCCCGGATGGCACGCTCGACGCGGCCCATCGCGCCGCGGCGCTGGGCAGCCTCGCGCGCTTCGGCCAGCGCATCGCGGGCATCCCCGCCCTGCACGTGCGCGCCGTGGCCACCAACACCGTCCGTCGCCTGGCCTCGCCGCACGCCTTCCTGTCGGCCGCCGAGGCCGCGCTGGGCCATCCGGTGGAAATCGTCTCGGGCCGTGAAGAAGGCCGCCTGATCTTCCTCGGCGCCGCGCACGACCTGCCCGCCTCGCGCGATCACCGCCTGGTGATCGACATCGGCGGCGGCAGTACGGAATTCATCATCGGCCGTGGCACGTCGCCGCTGCTGACCGAGAGCGTGCAGGTGGGCTGCATCGCCTCGACGCTGCGCTTCTTCCCCGGCGGCAAGATCACCCGCAAGCGCTGGCAGAAGGCGCGGCGCGAAATCGGCGTCCTCCTGCAGCAGTTCTCCGAGGATTATCGCGAGGCCGGCTGGGCCGACGCGTACGGTTCCTCGGGCACCGCCAAGGCCATTGGCTCGGTGGTACGCGCCATGAAGCTCTCCGACGATGGCATCACGCCCGATGCCCTGGCCGCCGTGCGCGAGGCCCTGATCGAACAGGGAGCCACCGGTGCGCCGCTGAAGCTGCCGGGGCTGGCGGAGGATCGCGCCGAGGTGTTCGCCGGTGGCGTAGCCATTTTCGAGGCCGCCTTCGAGGCGCTGGGCATCGAGCGCCTCGGTGTGTCCGAAAGCTCCATGCGCGAAGGCGTGCTGTGGGACCTGATCGGCCGTTCCGCGGGTACCGACCCGCGCATGGCCACCATCGAGGCCCTGGCCACCCGCTACGGCGTGGACCGGGCCCAGGCCCGCCGCGTCGAAACCACCGCGCTGTCGCTGTTCGACCAGCTGGCCAAGGCATGGAAGCTGGACGAGGACTCGCGCGAATGGCTGTCCTGGGCGACCCGCGTCCATGAAGTGGGCCTGGCGATCGCCCACAGCCAGCACCAGCGGCATGGCGCGTACATCCTGCGCCACGCCGACATGGCCGGCTTCTCCCGCCAGGAACAGCAGCTGCTGGCCGCCATCGTCGAATCGCACCGGCGCAAGCCCGAAAAGCCGGTGATCAACGCCCTGCCCGTGCGCTATCGCCCGCTTGCCCGGCACATCACCGCGATCCTGCGCCTGGCGGTGCTGTTCCGCCGTGCCCGCCGTGCGGAATCGCTGCCACGCATCCGCGTGAACGCCACGCGCCAGCGCCTGCGCCTCACCCTTCCGGCGGACTGGCTCGACCAGCACCCGCTCACCGAGGCGGACCTGGAGCAGGAGCGCGAGCCGCTGGCCGATCTGGGCCTCGAGCTTGAGATCGTTACGGAATAA
- a CDS encoding peptidylprolyl isomerase, which yields MLKAALASLLLALPVAALAQQAKPAAPAPGPVDHPRVVMHTTQGDFTLELFPEKAPKSVANFLQYVRDGFYDGTVFHRVVDGYMVQGGLYSRDLTQRRTRAPIASEADNGLSNLRGTVSVARGADANSGTSQFFVNLVDNRRLDYVSNQSGLTWGFAVFAKVAQGMDTIDKIAKLPTKAQGPFVGDVPNPLVIINSAQVVGEEKAVPAASSTAAKPAAAAPAPAPAAAPKKTDKKPAAKTTP from the coding sequence ATGCTCAAAGCCGCCCTCGCCAGCCTCCTCCTCGCCCTGCCCGTGGCCGCCCTGGCCCAGCAGGCCAAGCCGGCGGCCCCTGCGCCCGGCCCCGTGGACCACCCCCGCGTGGTGATGCACACCACCCAGGGCGACTTCACGCTGGAGCTGTTCCCGGAGAAGGCGCCAAAGAGCGTGGCCAACTTCCTGCAGTACGTGCGCGACGGTTTCTACGACGGCACCGTATTCCACCGCGTGGTCGACGGCTATATGGTGCAGGGCGGCCTCTACAGCCGCGACCTCACCCAGCGCCGCACGCGCGCACCGATCGCCAGCGAGGCCGACAACGGCCTCTCCAACCTGCGTGGCACGGTCTCCGTGGCGCGTGGCGCCGATGCCAATTCGGGCACCTCGCAGTTCTTCGTGAACCTGGTCGACAACCGTCGCCTGGATTACGTGAGCAACCAGAGCGGCCTCACCTGGGGCTTCGCCGTGTTTGCGAAGGTGGCCCAGGGCATGGATACCATCGACAAGATCGCCAAGCTGCCGACCAAGGCGCAGGGCCCCTTCGTGGGCGACGTGCCGAACCCGCTGGTGATCATCAACTCCGCCCAGGTCGTGGGTGAAGAGAAGGCCGTGCCGGCCGCGTCGTCCACCGCGGCGAAGCCCGCGGCGGCGGCACCGGCGCCCGCGCCGGCCGCCGCGCCGAAGAAGACCGACAAGAAGCCGGCTGCCAAGACCACGCCATGA
- a CDS encoding UDP-2,3-diacylglucosamine diphosphatase encodes MTTLFIADLHLDDARPEITTLFEQYLASDEARSAKAFYILGDLVEAWIGDDDDAELPSRIAAATKGLSDAGVPVYFMVGNRDFLLGEAFAARAGMTLLDDGTVHTIEGVPTLLMHGDVLCTDDTEYQAVRAQVRTDAWKQQILSMPLEARRAFAAKARSDSKSRTGRIDETIMDVNQGAVEAAMRNAGVTRLVHGHTHRPAIHDFDLDETHAQRIVLGDWYDHGSVLRIETDGVALRGLKLP; translated from the coding sequence ATGACCACGCTGTTCATCGCCGACCTCCACCTCGACGACGCCCGCCCCGAGATCACCACCCTCTTCGAGCAGTACCTGGCGTCGGACGAGGCGCGCAGCGCGAAGGCGTTCTACATCCTGGGCGACCTGGTGGAAGCGTGGATCGGCGACGACGACGATGCCGAACTGCCCTCGCGTATCGCCGCGGCCACCAAGGGCCTGAGCGATGCCGGTGTGCCCGTGTATTTCATGGTCGGCAACCGCGACTTCCTGCTGGGCGAGGCCTTTGCCGCGCGCGCGGGCATGACGCTGCTGGACGATGGCACGGTGCACACCATCGAAGGCGTGCCGACCCTGCTCATGCACGGCGACGTGCTGTGCACGGATGACACCGAATACCAGGCCGTGCGCGCCCAGGTGCGCACGGACGCATGGAAGCAGCAGATCCTGTCGATGCCGCTGGAAGCGCGCCGCGCGTTTGCCGCGAAGGCCCGCAGCGACAGCAAGTCACGCACCGGCCGCATCGACGAGACGATCATGGATGTGAACCAGGGCGCCGTCGAAGCGGCCATGCGGAACGCGGGCGTCACCCGCCTGGTGCATGGGCATACGCACCGCCCGGCGATCCACGACTTTGACCTCGACGAAACCCACGCCCAGCGCATCGTGCTGGGTGACTGGTACGACCATGGCTCGGTGCTGCGCATCGAGACGGATGGCGTCGCGCTACGCGGGCTTAAGCTGCCCTGA
- a CDS encoding ferritin-like domain-containing protein — protein MQDLHAAARRCLDAADPAEKVRLTFDTFARLTAGELAPDAASAPAGLIALPGRPARPRLVSTRQLSQRGLGTAEGRAALVRAIAHIEFNAMDLAWDAVYRFRGMPEAYYRDWASCANDEARHFMMLQGRLGELGYTYGDFDAHNGLWEMAEKTAHSDTARMALVPRVLEARGLDVTPGMIGRLRHQNDDRTIAILEVILSEEVAHVAAGTRWFHWCCARDGIEPEATFAQLLNDYMNGSLRGPFNLEARREAGFSESELAWLVTL, from the coding sequence ATGCAGGATCTCCACGCCGCCGCCCGCCGCTGCCTTGATGCGGCGGACCCCGCTGAAAAGGTCAGGCTGACCTTCGACACCTTCGCTCGCCTCACCGCGGGCGAGCTTGCGCCGGACGCCGCTTCGGCGCCTGCCGGGCTCATTGCCTTGCCCGGCCGTCCCGCGCGGCCGCGCCTGGTGTCGACCCGCCAGCTCTCACAGCGTGGCCTCGGCACCGCGGAAGGTCGCGCGGCCCTGGTCCGCGCCATCGCCCATATCGAATTCAACGCCATGGACCTCGCCTGGGATGCGGTGTATCGCTTCCGCGGCATGCCCGAGGCGTATTACCGTGACTGGGCCTCCTGCGCGAACGACGAAGCCCGGCACTTCATGATGCTGCAGGGCCGCCTCGGCGAACTCGGCTACACGTACGGCGATTTCGACGCCCACAACGGCCTGTGGGAGATGGCGGAAAAAACCGCCCACAGCGATACCGCGCGCATGGCCCTCGTTCCCCGCGTGCTCGAAGCGCGCGGCCTGGATGTCACGCCGGGCATGATCGGCCGCCTGCGCCACCAGAACGACGATCGCACGATCGCCATCCTCGAAGTGATCCTGAGCGAAGAAGTGGCCCACGTCGCCGCGGGCACGCGCTGGTTCCACTGGTGTTGCGCGCGCGACGGGATCGAGCCGGAAGCCACGTTCGCGCAGCTGCTCAACGACTACATGAATGGGTCGCTGCGTGGGCCGTTCAACCTCGAGGCGCGGCGTGAGGCAGGCTTTTCCGAGTCGGAACTGGCCTGGCTCGTCACCCTTTGA
- the purF gene encoding amidophosphoribosyltransferase, producing MCGLIGIVGTTEVASALYDGLTVLQHRGQDAAGIATVDGARLRLHKGNGLVRDVFNSAGVGKLRGRIGIGHCRYPTAGSEGTEEAQPFYVNSPYGIAFAHNGNLVNTEELRKEMFEDDRRHIDTDSDSEVLLNVLAHELQMEDRGDLTPEHVFQAVSRVHARARGGYACIALVLGYGLIAFRDPNGIRPLVLGERTSPEGHEYAVASESVALDVLGFKRVRDIAPGEAVIITEGGQLFSQLCAEGAVHAPCIFEYVYLARPDSMIEDVSVYKARLRMGEKLAEKILRERGPDHGIDAVIPIPDTSRTAASSLAQALGVPMREGLVKNRYIGRTFIMPGQGERVKSVRRKLNAIDLEFRKKNVLLVDDSIVRGTTSKQIIQMARDAGAKNVYFASAAPPVRYPNVYGIDMPAANELIAAGRTVEEVEKLLGADWLIYQDLDDLVWAVSDGNEDLTHFDTSCFSGEYVTGVDSAFLEQQEALRSDNAKTERRTA from the coding sequence ATGTGCGGACTTATCGGCATCGTCGGTACCACGGAAGTGGCATCGGCCCTGTATGACGGCCTGACCGTCCTGCAACATCGCGGACAGGATGCCGCCGGTATCGCTACCGTGGATGGCGCACGCCTGCGCCTGCACAAGGGCAACGGGCTGGTGCGCGACGTCTTCAACTCGGCGGGCGTCGGCAAGCTGCGCGGCCGCATCGGCATCGGCCACTGCCGCTATCCCACGGCCGGTTCGGAGGGGACGGAAGAGGCCCAGCCCTTCTACGTGAACTCGCCCTACGGCATCGCCTTCGCGCATAACGGCAACCTCGTGAACACCGAGGAGCTGCGCAAGGAAATGTTCGAGGACGACCGTCGCCACATCGACACCGACTCCGATTCCGAAGTGCTGCTCAACGTGCTCGCGCACGAGCTGCAGATGGAAGACCGCGGCGACCTGACCCCGGAACACGTGTTCCAGGCGGTGTCGCGCGTGCACGCCCGTGCGCGTGGCGGTTATGCCTGCATCGCGCTGGTGCTGGGCTATGGCCTCATCGCCTTCCGTGACCCGAACGGCATTCGCCCGCTGGTGCTGGGCGAGCGTACGTCGCCGGAAGGCCACGAGTACGCCGTCGCGTCCGAGTCGGTGGCACTCGACGTGCTCGGCTTCAAGCGCGTGCGCGATATCGCGCCGGGCGAAGCCGTGATCATCACCGAAGGTGGCCAGCTCTTCTCGCAGCTCTGCGCCGAAGGCGCGGTGCATGCGCCGTGCATCTTTGAATACGTGTACCTCGCCCGTCCGGACTCGATGATCGAGGACGTCTCGGTGTACAAGGCGCGCCTGCGCATGGGCGAGAAGCTCGCCGAGAAGATCCTGCGTGAGCGCGGCCCGGACCACGGCATCGACGCCGTCATCCCCATTCCCGACACCTCGCGCACGGCGGCCAGCTCGCTGGCGCAGGCGCTGGGCGTGCCGATGCGCGAAGGCCTGGTCAAGAACCGCTACATCGGCCGTACCTTCATCATGCCGGGGCAGGGCGAGCGCGTGAAATCCGTGCGCCGCAAGCTCAACGCCATCGACCTGGAATTCCGCAAGAAGAACGTGCTGCTGGTGGACGATTCGATCGTCCGCGGCACCACGTCCAAGCAGATCATCCAGATGGCGCGGGACGCCGGCGCGAAGAACGTTTACTTCGCCTCGGCCGCGCCGCCGGTGCGCTACCCCAACGTGTACGGCATCGACATGCCGGCCGCGAATGAACTGATCGCCGCGGGCCGCACGGTCGAGGAAGTCGAGAAGCTGCTCGGCGCCGACTGGCTGATCTACCAGGACCTGGACGATCTGGTCTGGGCCGTGAGCGACGGCAACGAAGACCTGACGCATTTCGATACCTCGTGCTTCTCCGGCGAGTACGTCACCGGCGTGGACTCGGCGTTCCTCGAGCAGCAGGAAGCCCTGCGTTCGGACAACGCCAAGACCGAGCGCCGCACGGCCTGA